A window of Apium graveolens cultivar Ventura chromosome 8, ASM990537v1, whole genome shotgun sequence contains these coding sequences:
- the LOC141679265 gene encoding uncharacterized protein LOC141679265, which yields MKTEPSSPVVAKKLWNTVRIVFYMLRKGVPKSKLMVDIHLMLKRGKLASKNISDLMLQHHYPTTLSCGSTDVAMSLVYPREYEFSCSNSPVYPSYNSKRKHRHHHHHHHHRQSDEESNVSEIEASPMMHLPGFGRSPMVRQTRVTDSPYLKKDVEENNVYQVDKEAEDFIMKFYMDQWKQQKMIESSPSPYHAWGKS from the coding sequence ATGAAAACTGAACCAAGCTCACCCGTGGTGGCCAAAAAGCTATGGAACACAGTAAGAATAGTCTTCTACATGTTAAGGAAAGGTGTACCAAAGAGCAAACTCATggtagacattcatttgatgcTCAAAAGAGGCAAACTTGCTAGCAAAAACATTAGTGATCTCATGCTCCAACACCACTATCCCACCACCTTAAGTTGCGGCTCCACCGATGTCGCCATGTCTTTAGTTTATCCTCGAGAATACGAGTTTAGCTGCAGTAACAGCCCTGTTTATCCCTCCTACAACTCGAAAAGAAAACATCGTCATCACCACCACCATCACCACCACCGCCAATCCGATGAGGAGAGCAATGTCAGTGAAATTGAGGCATCACCAATGATGCATTTGCCCGGGTTCGGACGGAGTCCGATGGTGAGGCAAACTAGGGTAACGGATTCACCCTACTTGAAAAAAGATGTGGAGGAGAATAATGTTTATCAAGTTGACAAGGAAGCTGAAGATTTTATAATGAAGTTCTATATGGATCAATGGAAGCAACAAAAGATGATCGAATCCTCGCCTTCACCGTACCATGCATGGGGAAAATCATAA
- the LOC141676887 gene encoding pentatricopeptide repeat-containing protein At1g77170, mitochondrial, protein MVPFHSVKFTGISRSISYNFAQLRSLSSIVSADVHHKIDDLYPKPLPPHRRNRQEWSKVISTEVSNCTDLRQLNHIYAHIIRTQMLSFYNAPFYWNNLIRSYTRLNSPYRALCIYIDMARAGVVPDCYTLPIVLKAVSQVLDIGLVLQLHGVAVRVGLVRSTFCESGFISLYSKGGLLECARKVFDESCERELGSWNAMISGLVHFGRAKEAVDMFVELKKSGFEPDDVTMVSVTSACGSLGDLDLALQLHKCVFQAKSVEKSDLLMSNSLIDMYGKCGRMDLAYIVFSRMHERNVSSWTSMIVGYAMHGHSIDAFECFRCMREAGVRPNHITFVGVLSACVHGGNVQEGKYFFNMMKNTYGIQPLLQHYGCMADLLGRVGLFDEARELVEEMPMPANVVIWGCLMGACEKFENVEMAEWVAEHLRELEPWNDGVYVVLSNIYASKGMWEEVEKIRKVMKTGKLDKIPAYSLATNSN, encoded by the coding sequence ATGGTTCCATTTCATTCTGTTAAGTTTACCGGGATTTCGAGGTCAATCTCATACAATTTTGCTCAGCTTCGGTCTTTATCTTCCATTGTCTCAGCTGATGTTCATCACAAAATCGACGATTTGTATCCGAAACCTTTGCCTCCACACCGAAGAAATAGGCAAGAATGGTCGAAAGTTATATCTACCGAAGTCTCGAATTGTACAGATTTGAGACAATTGAATCATATTTATGCCCATATTATCAGAACCCAGATGTTGTCTTTTTATAATGCTCCATTTTATTGGAACAATTTGATAAGATCATACACTAGGTTGAATTCACCTTACAGGGCATTGTGTATTTATATCGATATGGCGCGGGCTGGTGTTGTACCGGATTGTTATACATTGCCTATTGTTTTGAAGGCTGTTAGTCAGGTTTTGGATATTGGGTTGGTTTTACAACTTCATGGAGTTGCTGTAAGAGTTGGGTTGGTGAGAAGTACTTTTTGTGAGAGTGGTTTTATTAGCTTGTATTCGAAAGGGGGGTTATTGGAATGCGCACGCAAGGTGTTTGATGAGAGTTGTGAAAGAGAGTTGGGTTCTTGGAATGCTATGATTTCTGGGTTGGTTCATTTTGGGCGTGCAAAGGAAGCTGTGGATATGTTTGTTGAATTAAAGAAGAGTGGATTTGAGCCGGATGATGTGACTATGGTTAGTGTTACATCAGCTTGTGGAAGTTTAGGGGACTTGGATTTAGCGCTTCAGTTGCATAAGTGCGTTTTTCAAGCTAAAAGTGTGGAGAAATCGGATTTGTTGATGAGTAATTCTCTTATAGATATGTATGGTAAATGTGGGAGAATGGACTTGGCTTATATAGTATTCTCTAGAATGCATGAGAGGAATGTCTCGTCCTGGACATCTATGATTGTGGGTTATGCTATGCATGGGCATAGTATCGATGCGTTTGAATGTTTCCGCTGTATGAGAGAAGCAGGCGTTAGGCCTAATCATATAACTTTTGTTGGGGTTTTGAGTGCGTGTGTCCATGGAGGGAATGTTCAAGAAGggaaatatttttttaatatgatGAAGAATACTTATGGCATACAACCTTTGTTACAGCATTACGGATGTATGGCAGATTTGCTTGGCCGAGTTGGGTTGTTTGACGAGGCCAGAGAGCTGGTTGAGGAGATGCCTATGCCAGCTAATGTGGTCATATGGGGGTGTTTGATGGGTGCCTGTGAGAAATTTGAAAATGTGGAGATGGCTGAGTGGGTTGCAGAGCATTTAAGAGAACTAGAACCTTGGAATGATGGGGTTTATGTAGTATTATCAAATATATACGCCAGTAAAGGTATGTGGGAAGAGGTTGAGAAGATAAGAAAGGTTATGAAGACGGGTAAACTTGATAAGATTCCTGCATATAGCTTAGCCACAAATTCAAACTAA
- the LOC141676991 gene encoding SNW/SKI-interacting protein A encodes MAALRELLPPAKSSGTTYYDHTSDPWFKQRYTAAEDEVSAVVKANSVPLYLMRDGFRPSRPEHFGDGGAFPEILYAQYPLDMGRKKDAVSGQKTLPVTVDEHGRVTFDAIVKQNENASKIVYSQHRDLVPKILKDEMEEEEDDIDERKEIEDKTTLETKMALEKIVNVRLSAAQPKNVTTTSSDSKFIKYKPSQQSTAFNSGAEGRIIRMFEMPVDPLEPPKFKHKRVPKANGSPPVPVMHSPPRPVTVKDQQDWKIPPCISNWKNPKGYTIPLDKRLAADGRGLQEVQINDNFAKLSEALYLSEQKAREAVAMRSKVQKEMMLREKEKKELELKALAQRARSERTGAAPPAAASIPFDKSMVDVDDMRGGDNDNGRERAVPRETKEEREDRLRREKIREERRRERERERRLEAKDAAMGKKSKITRDRDRDVSEKVALGMANTGGARGGEVMYDTRLFNQEKGMDSGFGTEDQYNVYEKGLFTAQNTLSTLYRPKKDADAETYGGADEQLDKIMKTDRFKPDKSFTGTSEKTGPRDRPVEFEKEPEEADPFGLDQFLTEVKKGKKALDKVGGSGTMKASAGSSMRDGNESGGSGRSRIGFEKSRH; translated from the coding sequence ATGGCGGCTTTGAGGGAGCTTCTTCCACCTGCGAAATCTAGCGGGACTACGTATTATGATCATACTAGTGATCCGTGGTTTAAACAGAGGTATACAGCGGCGGAGGATGAGGTGTCTGCAGTTGTGAAAGCTAATTCTGTGCCATTGTATTTGATGAGGGATGGTTTTAGGCCGTCAAGGCCGGAGCATTTTGGCGATGGGGGTGCTTTTCCGGAAATACTTTATGCACAGTATCCTCTTGATATGGGTAGGAAAAAGGATGCAGTTTCTGGTCAGAAGACGTTGCCTGTTACTGTTGATGAGCATGGTAGGGTAACGTTTGATGCTATTGTGAAACAGAATGAGAATGCTTCGAAAATTGTGTATTCGCAACATAGAGATCTTGTGCCGAAGATTTTGAAAGATGAGATGGAGGAAGAAGAGGATGATATTGATGAGAGAAAAGAGATTGAAGATAAGACCACTTTGGAGACTAAGATGGccttggagaagattgtgaatgtTAGGTTGAGTGCTGCACAGCCGAAAAATGTTACTACAACTTCGTCAGACTCGAAATTTATCAAGTACAAACCTTCACAGCAGTCAACTGCCTTTAATTCGGGTGCAGAGGGAAGGATTATTAGGATGTTTGAGATGCCAGTTGACCCGCTGGAGCCACCAAAGTTCAAGCACAAGAGGGTTCCTAAGGCTAATGGTTCACCCCCTGTGCCTGTTATGCATTCTCCACCTCGCCCTGTGACTGTCAAGGATCAGCAGGATTGGAAAATCCCTCCATGTATATCTAACTGGAAGAATCCAAAAGGTTACACAATTCCACTTGATAAGCGTCTGGCAGCAGATGGTAGAGGTCTTCAGGAGGTTCAGATTAATGACAACTTTGCAAAGCTCTCGGAAGCTCTGTATCTGTCAGAACAGAAGGCAAGAGAGGCTGTTGCTATGCGATCAAAGGTTCAAAAGGAAATGATGTTGCGAGAGAAGGAGAAGAAGGAACTAGAATTGAAAGCATTAGCTCAAAGAGCTAGATCAGAAAGAACTGGTGCTGCTCCACCAGCTGCTGCCTCGATTCCTTTTGACAAGAGTATGGTGGATGTTGATGACATGAGAGGAGGAGATAATGATAATGGAAGAGAGAGGGCTGTGCCAAGGGAGACAAAGGAGGAAAGAGAAGATAGACTGAGGAGAGAGAAGATCCGTGAGGAGCGGCGCCgtgagagggagagagagagaagattggAAGCAAAGGATGCTGCAATGGGGAAGAAAAGTAAGATTACCAGAGACAGAGATCGTGATGTTAGTGAAAAAGTTGCACTTGGAATGGCGAATACCGGAGGAGCACGAGGTGGTGAAGTCATGTATGATACACGATTATTCAACCAAGAGAAGGGCATGGACTCGGGCTTTGGAACTGAGGACCAATACAACGTTTATGAGAAGGGGTTGTTCACTGCCCAGAATACACTTTCAACTCTTTACAGGCCAAAGAAAGATGCGGATGCTGAGACATATGGCGGTGCAGACGAGCAGCTAGACAAGATAATGAAGACTGATAGATTCAAACCCGATAAGTCATTTACTGGCACATCTGAGAAAACTGGCCCAAGGGACAGGCCTGTTGAATTTGAGAAGGAACCAGAAGAAGCTGATCCATTTGGTCTGGATCAGTTTTTGACTGAGGTTAAGAAGGGTAAGAAGGCCTTAGACAAGGTTGGTGGCAGCGGTACAATGAAAGCTAGTGCTGGCTCTTCTATGCGAGATGGCAACGAAAGTGGTGGTTCTGGTCGCAGTAGAATTGGCTTTGAAAAGAGTCGGCACTAG